Proteins encoded together in one Impatiens glandulifera chromosome 1, dImpGla2.1, whole genome shotgun sequence window:
- the LOC124919626 gene encoding myosin-binding protein 1-like isoform X1 → MATKDTSFVQSQSQEGRQDIISALSSAVFEWLLMFMLFIDSCFSHLIMRFAAYCKLHLPCLICSRLDHVFGNAKHKFYWDMICGNHKQEISSLVFCRVHNKLGDVNGMCENCLFSFATIDRSNAETYRLLVGKMGAGDTHEFDDDPSFADREYGLSRCSCCNGVWTKKIHTASPQLSAKSARLDHTELDALLSVGSEYDMKRKKIGEETSSRSFKAPLKMRDDSFDPPLYDVGYTKVKITSDSESEDTIHENGDDEHQNINFDHDLGLERLINLDSLSKLDKMVDSEYGLKKKKTSKETTSRSFEAALMMRKNSFDTPLYDAGYTKVKITSDTESEDLIHENGDDEHQIVNFDHDLGLERLIRLDSLSELDEMVDSQVVLVNVDNSVSAVGHGLEELNWSQVEQKRYEESSTKKWKHFDEKWPSSDIIAILCQEEVTTTTSTLEQKVDNEDGVVSEIETSPKMNHVAGDVEQNSGDSLMVNIETSERSIIGSETSQLFPNDLELGDAYKLAVANKSRQLSGKFLQQISQKESTRLSEDLKLLLSQMTSNRGSELPPYDMSPRVSVVSRISLERNESGLSLDGSVVGEIEGENEIDRLKRQAEYDKRIMNALYKELEEERNASAVAANQAMAMITKLQEEKAAVHMEALQCIRVMEEQAEYDVEALHKTNELLTDKEKEVQDLEEEVEYYRIKFGDVSMMEDDELRLASDDVTIPGQERLYILQNLRKLENKLVLLSHDDGIEENNSDNFRSFSMGVGSRNSTGIDVSLVNDVSSLIRRLEMESLKGTHSSLETSVSSFCRRDEALKVHPDDGLTDDE, encoded by the exons ATGGCTACGAAAGACACTTCATTTGTTCAATCACAATCACAGGAAGGTCGCCAAGATATCATTTCTGCTTTGTCTTCAGCTGTTTTTGAATGGTTACTGATGTTTATGTTGTTCATTGACTcctgtttttcacatttaataATGAGATTTGCCGCTTACTGCAAGTTACATTTACCATGCCTAATATGCTCAAGACTTGACCATGTTTTCGGCAATGCGAAACATAAATTCTATTGGGATATGATATGTGGGAATCATAAACAGGAGATATCATCTCTTGTATTTTGCCGAGTGCACAATAAACTCGGAGATGTTAATGGAATGTGTGAAAACTGTCTTTTCTCTTTCGCTACTATAGATAGGTCAAATGCTGAAACATACAGATTATTGGTTGGTAAAATGGGAGCTGGGGATACTCATGAGTTTGATGATGACCCATCTTTTGCTGATCGCGAATATGGTCTGAGTAGATGTTCTTGCTGTAATGGTGTTTGGACTAAAAAGATTCACACTGCGAGTCCTCAGCTTTCAGCGAAATCAGCTCGGTTGGACCATACTGAACTTGACGCACTTTTATCAGTCGGTAGTGAATATGAcatgaagaggaagaagatcGGGGAGGAAACTTCTTCTAGATCTTTTAAAGCCCCATTGAAGATGAGGGATGATAGCTTTGATCCTCCTTTATACGATGTAGGATACACAAAGGTCAAGATTACATCAGACAGTGAATCTGAAGACACGATTCATGAAAATGGTGATGATGagcatcaaaatattaatttcgaTCATGATTTGGGCTTGGAGAGATTAATTAATCTGGATTCTTTGTCTAAGCTTGACAAAATGGTAGATAGTGAATATggcttgaagaagaagaagacctcGAAGGAAACTACTTCTAGATCTTTTGAAGCTGCATTGATGATGAGAAAGAATAGTTTTGATACTCCTTTATACGATGCTGGATACACAAAGGTCAAGATTACGTCTGACACTGAATCTGAAGATTTGATTCATGAAAATGGCGATGATGAGCATCAAATTGTTAATTTCGATCATGATTTGGGCTTGGAGAGATTGATACGTCTGGATTCTTTGTCTGAGCTCGACGAAATGGTAGACTCTCAAGTGGTTCTTGTCAATGTTGACAATTCTGTTTCAGCAGTTGGGCATGGATTGGAAGAGTTGAATTGGTCACAGGTTGAACAAAAGAGATATGAAGAGTCTTCTACAAAGAAGTGGAAACACTTTGATGAGAAGTGGCCGTCATCTGACATTATTGCAATCCTTTGTCAAGAAGAAGTAACTACAACAACCT CTACATTGGAGCAAAAAGTTGACAACGAGGATGGAGTGGTATCTGAAATCGAAACTAGTCCAAAAATGAACCATGTTGCAG GGGATGTGGAGCAAAATTCTGGTGATAGCCTGATGGTGAATATTGAAACTTCAGAAAGAAGCATTATTGGAAGCGAAACTAGTCAACTTTTTCCAAATGATTTGGAACTTGGAGATGCTTATAAACTGGCTGTTGCTAACAAGTCAAGACAGTTATCTGGAAAGTTCCTACAGCAAATATCTCAAAAGGAGTCAACCCGACTTAGTGAAGATTTGAAGCTATTGTTGTCACAAATGACATCTAATCGAGGATCTGAGCTACCACCCTACGATATGAGCCCTCGGGTATCTGTAGTTAGTAGAATATCCCTCGAGAGAAATGAATCCGGGTTATCTCTAGATGGAAGTGTGGTTGGCGAGATTGAAGGAGAAAATGAGATTGACAGATTAAAACGTCAGGCTGAGTATGATAAGAGAATAATGAACGCTTTATACAAGGAGCTTGAAGAGGAAAGGAATGCTTCGGCTGTTGCTGCGAATCAGGCAATGGCCATGATCACGAAATTGCAGGAGGAGAAAGCAGCTGTTCATATGGAGGCCTTGCAATGCATTCGTGTGATGGAAGAACAAGCCGAGTATGATGTCGAGGCACTTCACAAGACGAATGAACTTCTTACGGATAAGGAAAAAGAAGTTCAAGATCTGGAAGAAGAGGTTGAGTATTATAGAATTAAGTTTGGCGATGTTTCGATGATGGAGGATGATGAGTTGCGATTAGCCTCTGATGATGTCACCATTCCGGGTCAAGAGAGATTGTACATTTTACAGAACTTGAGAAAATTGGAGAACAAGCTCGTACTATTATCTCATGATGATGGCATTGAAGAAAACAATTCAGACAATTTTCGAAGTTTCAGTATGGGGGTTGGAAGTAGAAATAGTACTGGAATCGATGTTTCTCTTGTTAATGATGTTTCCAGCCTAATTCGCAGGCTGGAGATGGAGAGTCTTAAAGGAACACATAGTTCTCTTGAGACTTCTGTCAGTTCATTCTGCAGAAGAGATGAAGCACTGAAAGTTCACCCAGATGATGGCTTGACTGATGATGAATGA
- the LOC124919626 gene encoding myosin-binding protein 1-like isoform X2, protein MATKDTSFVQSQSQEGRQDIISALSSAVFEWLLMFMLFIDSCFSHLIMRFAAYCKLHLPCLICSRLDHVFGNAKHKFYWDMICGNHKQEISSLVFCRVHNKLGDVNGMCENCLFSFATIDRSNAETYRLLVGKMGAGDTHEFDDDPSFADREYGLSRCSCCNGVWTKKIHTASPQLSAKSARLDHTELDALLSVGSEYDMKRKKIGEETSSRSFKAPLKMRDDSFDPPLYDVGYTKVKITSDSESEDTIHENGDDEHQNINFDHDLGLERLINLDSLSKLDKMVDSEYGLKKKKTSKETTSRSFEAALMMRKNSFDTPLYDAGYTKVKITSDTESEDLIHENGDDEHQIVNFDHDLGLERLIRLDSLSELDEMVDSQVVLVNVDNSVSAVGHGLEELNWSQVEQKRYEESSTKKWKHFDEKWPSSDIIAILCQEEVTTTTWDVEQNSGDSLMVNIETSERSIIGSETSQLFPNDLELGDAYKLAVANKSRQLSGKFLQQISQKESTRLSEDLKLLLSQMTSNRGSELPPYDMSPRVSVVSRISLERNESGLSLDGSVVGEIEGENEIDRLKRQAEYDKRIMNALYKELEEERNASAVAANQAMAMITKLQEEKAAVHMEALQCIRVMEEQAEYDVEALHKTNELLTDKEKEVQDLEEEVEYYRIKFGDVSMMEDDELRLASDDVTIPGQERLYILQNLRKLENKLVLLSHDDGIEENNSDNFRSFSMGVGSRNSTGIDVSLVNDVSSLIRRLEMESLKGTHSSLETSVSSFCRRDEALKVHPDDGLTDDE, encoded by the exons ATGGCTACGAAAGACACTTCATTTGTTCAATCACAATCACAGGAAGGTCGCCAAGATATCATTTCTGCTTTGTCTTCAGCTGTTTTTGAATGGTTACTGATGTTTATGTTGTTCATTGACTcctgtttttcacatttaataATGAGATTTGCCGCTTACTGCAAGTTACATTTACCATGCCTAATATGCTCAAGACTTGACCATGTTTTCGGCAATGCGAAACATAAATTCTATTGGGATATGATATGTGGGAATCATAAACAGGAGATATCATCTCTTGTATTTTGCCGAGTGCACAATAAACTCGGAGATGTTAATGGAATGTGTGAAAACTGTCTTTTCTCTTTCGCTACTATAGATAGGTCAAATGCTGAAACATACAGATTATTGGTTGGTAAAATGGGAGCTGGGGATACTCATGAGTTTGATGATGACCCATCTTTTGCTGATCGCGAATATGGTCTGAGTAGATGTTCTTGCTGTAATGGTGTTTGGACTAAAAAGATTCACACTGCGAGTCCTCAGCTTTCAGCGAAATCAGCTCGGTTGGACCATACTGAACTTGACGCACTTTTATCAGTCGGTAGTGAATATGAcatgaagaggaagaagatcGGGGAGGAAACTTCTTCTAGATCTTTTAAAGCCCCATTGAAGATGAGGGATGATAGCTTTGATCCTCCTTTATACGATGTAGGATACACAAAGGTCAAGATTACATCAGACAGTGAATCTGAAGACACGATTCATGAAAATGGTGATGATGagcatcaaaatattaatttcgaTCATGATTTGGGCTTGGAGAGATTAATTAATCTGGATTCTTTGTCTAAGCTTGACAAAATGGTAGATAGTGAATATggcttgaagaagaagaagacctcGAAGGAAACTACTTCTAGATCTTTTGAAGCTGCATTGATGATGAGAAAGAATAGTTTTGATACTCCTTTATACGATGCTGGATACACAAAGGTCAAGATTACGTCTGACACTGAATCTGAAGATTTGATTCATGAAAATGGCGATGATGAGCATCAAATTGTTAATTTCGATCATGATTTGGGCTTGGAGAGATTGATACGTCTGGATTCTTTGTCTGAGCTCGACGAAATGGTAGACTCTCAAGTGGTTCTTGTCAATGTTGACAATTCTGTTTCAGCAGTTGGGCATGGATTGGAAGAGTTGAATTGGTCACAGGTTGAACAAAAGAGATATGAAGAGTCTTCTACAAAGAAGTGGAAACACTTTGATGAGAAGTGGCCGTCATCTGACATTATTGCAATCCTTTGTCAAGAAGAAGTAACTACAACAACCT GGGATGTGGAGCAAAATTCTGGTGATAGCCTGATGGTGAATATTGAAACTTCAGAAAGAAGCATTATTGGAAGCGAAACTAGTCAACTTTTTCCAAATGATTTGGAACTTGGAGATGCTTATAAACTGGCTGTTGCTAACAAGTCAAGACAGTTATCTGGAAAGTTCCTACAGCAAATATCTCAAAAGGAGTCAACCCGACTTAGTGAAGATTTGAAGCTATTGTTGTCACAAATGACATCTAATCGAGGATCTGAGCTACCACCCTACGATATGAGCCCTCGGGTATCTGTAGTTAGTAGAATATCCCTCGAGAGAAATGAATCCGGGTTATCTCTAGATGGAAGTGTGGTTGGCGAGATTGAAGGAGAAAATGAGATTGACAGATTAAAACGTCAGGCTGAGTATGATAAGAGAATAATGAACGCTTTATACAAGGAGCTTGAAGAGGAAAGGAATGCTTCGGCTGTTGCTGCGAATCAGGCAATGGCCATGATCACGAAATTGCAGGAGGAGAAAGCAGCTGTTCATATGGAGGCCTTGCAATGCATTCGTGTGATGGAAGAACAAGCCGAGTATGATGTCGAGGCACTTCACAAGACGAATGAACTTCTTACGGATAAGGAAAAAGAAGTTCAAGATCTGGAAGAAGAGGTTGAGTATTATAGAATTAAGTTTGGCGATGTTTCGATGATGGAGGATGATGAGTTGCGATTAGCCTCTGATGATGTCACCATTCCGGGTCAAGAGAGATTGTACATTTTACAGAACTTGAGAAAATTGGAGAACAAGCTCGTACTATTATCTCATGATGATGGCATTGAAGAAAACAATTCAGACAATTTTCGAAGTTTCAGTATGGGGGTTGGAAGTAGAAATAGTACTGGAATCGATGTTTCTCTTGTTAATGATGTTTCCAGCCTAATTCGCAGGCTGGAGATGGAGAGTCTTAAAGGAACACATAGTTCTCTTGAGACTTCTGTCAGTTCATTCTGCAGAAGAGATGAAGCACTGAAAGTTCACCCAGATGATGGCTTGACTGATGATGAATGA